In one Cottoperca gobio chromosome 12, fCotGob3.1, whole genome shotgun sequence genomic region, the following are encoded:
- the LOC115016888 gene encoding arabinogalactan protein 1-like, producing the protein MQADHQVTSSTSLQIPPKLETVLVQAIINPKRGMEGPLQTPQPPRTCSSPGAAGKPCWSLDARVAVFLVTLGGALILLLLYKLLQLRHRLKLTQARHALEYYSFYHSATYTLKHATSCQALQAKSELVPEATPPVQTVTLVKPTVVAQLPPPPVPSPPPMPLPPPPALPTPLLHTPSSLTPTPSVLAFPLPLSVIHTTPPSPHLSWGACSDADVYSRIGAFRPSRLSSLSNHSKVILFEHSSV; encoded by the exons ATGCAGGCTGATCATCAGGTGACCAGCAGCACTTCTCTCCAGATCCCTCCCAAGCTTGAGACTGTCCTGGTCCAGGCCATCATCAATCCTAAGCGAGGTATGGAGGGACCCCTCCAGACACCACAGCCCCCCAGGACCTGCAGCTCTCCCGGAGCTGCTGGGAAACCATGCTGGAGCTTGGATGCGAGGGTGGCCGTGTTTCTGGTGACTCTGGGTGGAGCTTTAATCCTGTTGCTGCTGTACAAACTCTTACAGCTGAGACACAG GCTGAAGTTGACCCAGGCGAGGCACGCGCTAGAGTACTACAGCTTCTACCACAGCGCCACCTACACACTCAAACATGCTACGTCGTGTCAGGCCCTACAAGCCAAAAGTGAGTTGGTCCCTGAAGCTACACCACCTGTACAAACCGTAACCCTGGTGAAACCTACGGTCGTCGCTCAACTTCCGCCCCCACCGGTGCCTTCTCCACCTCCGATGCCACTCCCcccacctcctgccctgccgacACCACTGCTCCATACTCCATCTTCTCTCACTCCAACACCTTCTGTCCTGGCCTTCCCTCTCCCCCTATCTGTGATCCACACCACCCCGCCAAGCCCTCACCTGTCATGGGGCGCCTGCTCAGATGCAGATGTGTACTCTCGGATCGGTGCGTTCAGGCCCTCCAGGCTCTCCAGCCTCTCAAACCATTCAAAAGTCATCCTATTTGAACACTCGTCTGTCTGA
- the htr1ab gene encoding 5-hydroxytryptamine (serotonin) receptor 1A b, with the protein MEGTNNTTAWPQFDNSSNKTPKPEDEEVKLSYQVVASFLLVALILCAIFGNACVVAAIALERSLQNVANYLIGSLAVTDLMVSVLVLPMAALYQVLNRWTLGQIPCDIFISLDVLCCTSSILHLCAIALDRYWAITEPIEYMKKRTPRRAAVLISVTWLVGFSISVPPMLIMRSQPGSMAEDRANPKQCKIRQDPWYTIYSTFGAFYIPLILMLVLYGRIFKAARFRIRRTVRKTEKKKVCDSCLALSPALFHKKTPGDVQGKSWKRSVEPRPLPSVNGAVKHAEDGESLEIIEVHSNSKGNLPLPNTPSSVPLFESRHEKATEAKRKIAMARERKTVKTLGIIMGTFILCWLPFFIVALVMPFCQESCYMPRWLEDVINWLGYSNSLLNPIIYAYFNKDFQSAFKKIIKCHFCRP; encoded by the coding sequence ATGGAGGGCACAAACAACACGACAGCCTGGCCTCAGTTTGACAACTCTTCTAACAAAACCCCCAAACCTGAGGACGAGGAGGTGAAGCTGAGTTATCAAGTAGTCGCATCCTTCCTGCTCGTCGCGCTCATCCTGTGCGCAATATTTGGGAACGCGTGCGTGGTTGCAGCCATCGCCTTGGAGCGGTCTCTCCAGAATGTGGCCAACTACCTGATCGGTTCCTTGGCTGTCACCGACCTGATGGTGTCGGTGCTGGTGCTGCCCATGGCGGCGCTTTACCAGGTGTTAAACCGGTGGACTCTCGGGCAGATTCCGTGCGACATCTTCATCTCTCTGGATGTGTTGTGCTGCACGTCGTCCATCCTGCACCTATGCGCCATCGCTCTGGACAGGTACTGGGCGATAACCGAGCCCATAGAGTACATGAAGAAGAGGACGCCGAGGCGAGCCGCCGTCCTCATCAGCGTCACCTGGCTCGTCGGATTCTCCATCTCAGTGCCACCGATGTTAATCATGCGCTCCCAGCCAGGCAGCATGGCAGAGGACAGGGCGAACCCCAAGCAGTGTAAGATCAGGCAAGACCCCTGGTACACAATATATTCAACTTTCGGGGCTTTTTACATCCCGCTGATCCTAATGCTGGTTTTATACGGACGGATATTCAAAGCCGCCAGGTTTCGCATTAGGAGGACGGTgcgtaaaacagagaaaaaaaaagtgtgcgACTCTTGCTTGGCGCTGTCCCCAGCCCTGTTCCACAAAAAGACTCCCGGTGACGTGCAGGGCAAAAGCTGGAAACGCAGCGTGGAGCCCCGGCCTCTGCCGAGCGTAAACGGAGCGGTGAAACACGCGGAGGACGGCGAGTCTCTGGAGATCATCGAAGTTCACAGCAACTCCAAAGGCAACCTGCCGCTGCCCAACACGCCGAGCTCCGTGCCGCTGTTCGAGAGCCGGCACGAGAAGGCGACTGAGGCGAAGAGGAAGATCGCGATGGCACGGGAGCGCAAAACGGTGAAGACTCTGGGCATCATCATGGGCACCTTCATCCTCTGCTGGCTGCCCTTCTTCATTGTTGCCCTGGTCATGCCTTTTTGCCAGGAGTCGTGCTACATGCCCCGCTGGCTGGAGGATGTCATTAACTGGCTGGGCTACTCCAACTCTTTGCTCAACCCCATCATTTACGCGTACTTCAACAAAGACTTCCAGAGCGctttcaagaaaataatcaagtGTCATTTCTGCAGGCCGTGA